From one Mesoplodon densirostris isolate mMesDen1 chromosome 19, mMesDen1 primary haplotype, whole genome shotgun sequence genomic stretch:
- the RIPOR1 gene encoding rho family-interacting cell polarization regulator 1 isoform X4 has product MMSLSVRPQRRLLSARVSRSQSFAGVLGSQERGPRSFPAFSPPGPPRKPPALSRVSKMFSVAHPAPKVPQPERLDLVYTALKRGLTAYLEVHQQEQEKLQRQIRESKRNSRLGFLYDLDKQVKSIERFLRRLEFHASKIDELYEAYCVQRRLRDGAYNMVRAYSTGSPGSREARDSLAEATRGHREYTESMCLLESELEAQLGEFHLRMKGLAGFARLCVGDQYEIYMKYGRQRWKLRGRIEGSGKQVWDSEETVLLPLLTEFLSIKVTELKGLANHVVVGSVSCETKDLFAALPQVVAVDINDLGTIKLSLEVTWSPFDKDDQPSAASTVNKASTVTKRFSTYSQSPPDTPSLREQAFYNMLRRQEELENGTAWSLSSESSDDSSSPQLSGTARHSSAPRPLVQQPEPLPIQVAFRRAETSTSGTVDEEGAMAPALANGHAPYSRTLSHISEASVDAALAEASVEAAGLESLVQGPSPPAHPDLTRGEHPSPVPSALDPGHSAISPTLSTTGPAHTSTDPAPSAHLDSVSKTINSSPPELPDPTHTTTSSTSGAVSPAHSAPSLTHTTTGSTHKTVVSTITITGPAPSTTGPIQTTTSPTHKPMLSTLTPVAPAPNTTDPVQTTTSLSHTVTILTHTVTSPTNKHMISTLSTAAPTPSTTDPAQTTTSPTHTTTSPTHTTASPTHTTISPTHTATSPTHTIISPTHTTASSTHTTTSSTHTTATPTHTARISTHTTIPNAKDAVQIPRSPTHSVTSPTLRTVSPSTFLDLATLSNHSANTDPPLPGIDPLSCSYPASTSCTRADPIALSTSHPSPTCSSWEPLTSPSPKLPEAIRQSPSPPPSPLAPVPQHSDPRVARAAQAPVPGAAGGAGDRKLEEALGALMAALDDYRGQFPELQGLEQEVTRLESLLMQRQGLTRSRASSLSITVEHALESFSFLNEDEDSDSPGDSVCLLHRSPPAPELPAPPLFLGLTLNLPRASCAPQHQPLCLDSSFPRDPGPLALCPRVAFADSQLKVMPGPSSLQCCLGYGPVPCTPWATTPCSPHCVDHPACNPTPAHPSPGGPRGPSSPSWR; this is encoded by the exons ATGATGTCCCTGTCGGTGCGGCCGCAGCGCCGCCTGCTCAGCGCCCGGGTCAGTAGGAGCCAGTCCTTCGCAGGCGTCCTCGGCAGCCAGGAGCGGGGGCCCAG GAGCTTCCCAGCCTTCAGTCCCCCGGGGCCCCCACGGAAGCCCCCAGCGCTCTCCCGAGTGTCCAAGATGTTTTCAGTGGCGCACCCGGCCCCCAAGGTCCCACAGCCTGAGCGGCTGGACCTGGTGTACACGGCGCTCAAGCGAGGCCTGAC GGCCTATTTGGAAGTGCACCAGCAGGAGCAGGAGAAACTCCAAAGACAGATAAGGGAGTCCAAGAGGAATTCCCGCCTG GGTTTCCTGTATGACTTGGACAAG CAAGTCAAGTCCATTGAACGCTTCCTGCGACGGCTGGAGTTCCACGCCAGCAAG ATCGACGAGCTGTATGAGGCATACTGTGTCCAGCGGCGTCTCCGGGATGGCGCCTACAACATGGTCCGTGCCTACAGCACCGGCTCCCCAGGGAGCCGTGAGGCCCGGGACAGCCTGGCCGAGGCTACTCGGGGGCATCGGGAGTACACAGAG AGCATGTGCCTGCTGGAGAGCGAGCTGGAAGCACAGCTGGGCGAGTTCCATCTCCGGATGAAAG GGCTGGCCGGATTCGCCAGGCTATGTGTGGGCGATCAGTATGAG ATCTACATGAAATACGGGCGTCAGCGCTGGAAACTACGGGGCCGCATAGAGGGTAGTGGAAAGCAGGTGTGGGACAGTGAGGAAACCGTCCTTCTTCCTCTGCTCACGGAGTTCCTGTCCATCAAG GTGACAGAACTGAAGGGCCTGGCCAACCATGTGGTTGTAGGCAGCGTCTCCTGTGAGACCAAGGATCTGTTCGCCGCCCTGCCCCAGGTTGTAGCTGTGGACATTAATGACCTCGGCACCATCAAGCTCAGCCTGGAAGTCACGTGGAG TCCCTTCGACAAGGATGACCAGCCCTCAGCCGCTTCTACTGTCAACAAGGCCTCCACAGTCACCAAGCGCTTCTCCACCTACAGCCAGAGCCCACCAGACACGCCCTCACTTCGGGAACAGGCCTTCTAT aATATGCTGAGGCGGCAGGAGGAGCTGGAGAATGGGACAGCATGGTCCCTGTCATCCGAATCTTCTGATGACTCCTCTAGCCCACAGCTCTCAGGCACTGCGCGCCACtcctcagcccccaggccccTGGTGCAGCAGCCTGAGCCTCTGCCCATCCAGGTTGCTTTCCGTAGGGCTGAGACCTCCACTTCTGGGACCGTGGATGAGGAGGGGGCCAtggccccagccctggccaaTGGGCATGCCCCCTACAGCCGGACTCTGAGCCATATCAGTGAGGCCAGTGTGGATGCTGCCCTGGCTGAGGCTTCAGTGGAGGCTGCAGGCCTAGAAAGTCTAGTCCAGGGACCCAGCCCACCTGCACATCCAGATCTCACACGTGGGGAGCACCCTAGTCCTGTCCCTTCTGCCCTGGACCCTGGCCATTCTGCCATAAGCCCCACTCTCAGTACGACAGGCCCTGCCCACACATCTACAGACCCTGCCCCCTCTGCACACCTAGACTCAGTTAGTAAGACCATAAATTCTAGCCCTCCTGAATTGCCAGACCCCACCCACACCACTACAAGCTCCACCTCTGGTGCTGTAAGCCCTGCCCATAGTGCTCCAAGCCTTACTCACACTACCACAGGTTCTACCCACAAGACTGTGGTCTCTACCATCACTATTACAGGCCCTGCCCCCAGTACCACAGGGCCAATCCAGACCACCACAAGTCCCACCCACAAGCCGATGCTTTCTACCCTCACTCCTGTAGCTCCTGCCCCCAATACTACAGACCCAGTCCAGACCACCACAAGCCTCAGCCACACTGTCACAATCCTGACACACACTGTCACAAGCCCCACCAACAAGCACATGATCTCTACCCTCTCTACTGCAGCCCCTACCCCCAGTACCACAGACCCCGCCCAGACTACCACGAGCCCCACCCACACTACCACTAGCCCCACCCACACCACTGCAAGCCCTACCCACACCACCATAAGCCCCACCCACACTGCTACAAGCCCTACCCATACCATAATAAGCCCCACCCACACTACTGCAAGCTCTACCCACACCACCACAAGCAGTACCCACACTACTGCAACCCCTACTCACACAGCCaggatttcaactcacaccactATACCCAATGCTAAGGACGCAGTCCAGATCCCCAGGAGTCCTACCCATTCTGTCACAAGTCCCACCCTTAGAACTGTAAGCCCTTCCACTTTTCTAGACCTTGCCACGCTCTCCAACCACTCTGCAAACACAGACCCTCCCCTCCCAGGCATCGACCCCCTGTCCTGTAGCTACCCAGCCTCCACTTCCTGCACTCGGGCAGACCCCATAGCCCTCAGCACCTCCCACCCAAGTCCTACCTGTTCCAGTTGGGAACCCCTCACAAGCCCTTCCCCAAAACTCCCAGAAGCCATCCGTCAGAGCCCAAgtccccctccctcacctctaGCCCCTGTGCCCCAGCATTCAGACCCTAGAGTGGCCAGGGCAGCCCAGGCCCCAGTTCCAGGGGCAGCTGGAGGTGCTGGGGACAGGAAACTGGAAGAGGCACTGGGGGCCCTAATGGCTGCCCTGGATGACTATCGTGGCCAGTTTCCTGAGCTGCAGGGCCTGGAGCAGGAGGTGACCCGGCTGGAGAGTCTGCTTATG CAGAGACAAGGCTTGACTCGCAGCCGGGCCTCCAGTCTTAGCATCACTGTGGAGCATGCCCTGGAGAGCTTCAGCTTCCTCAATGAAGATGAAGACAGTGACAGTCCTGGGGACAG TGTCTGCCTCCTCCATCGGTCCCCACCAGCTCCTGAGCTTCCAgctcctcctctcttccttggCCTCACCTTGAACCTACCCCGTGCATCCTGTGCCCCCCAGCATCAACCCCTCTGTCTGGACTCCAGCTTTCCCAGAGACCCTGGCCCCTTGGCTCTTTGTCCCAGAGTGGCCTTTGCCGATTCCCAGTTGAAGGTCATgcccggcccctcctccctccagtgCTGCCTAGGTTATGGCCCTGTGCCCTGCACCCCTTGGGCCACAACCCCTTGCAGTCCACATTGCGTAGACCATCCCGCCTGCAACCCTACTCCCGCCCATCCCAGCCCCGGTGGCCCCAGAGGTCCCAGCAGTCCTAGCTGGAGGTAG